The stretch of DNA GATGTGAATCCCTTTATCGTCATACTCTGCGCCGTAATAGTCAGCATAGAAAACACAGGGATAACCTTCCTGCCTCAATAGAATCAAAGCATAAGCCAAAGGCTTAAACCAAGAAGCCACAAACGATTCCAACGACTGCAAAGGTTGGGAATCGTGGTTTTCCACAAACGTCACCGCCAAAGAAGGCTGTTGCTGCATCAGAGTGTTATTCAGAATATGCCGCATATCGTAGTGTCCCGCCGCTTGGCTAGTAGTATGGAAATTGAAGTGCAACGGCACATCAAAAAGGGACATTCGGCCACCAGTATTATTGATATACCAGTGCAGCGTTTCCAGATCCGATGTCCAGTACTCACCGACAACAAAGAAATTGCGTTGAGCGTATTGGCGCATTTCATCCAACCAGTCTACAAAAAACCAGGAAGAGATGTGTTTGATCGCATCCAGTCGGAAACCATCTACACCTGTGGTGTCCAGATACCATTTGCCCCAGCGTGCTAATTCTTCCCGCACCTCTTCACTTTCCATATCCAAGTCACACCCTAGCAGAAAAGCGAAATTGCCCTGTTCCAGACTGACAAAATCGTCAAAGCTTTTACCTTCCAGCAGATAAACGGTGTTCAAATCCTCCGGACGCTGGTGATTGTAGTTAACCGCATCAAAATGCCACCAGTGCCACTCCATAGTAGAATACTTGCCTTTGCGACCGGCGAATTTAAAGTATGTGTAGGCTTCGATTTCCTGAAGTTCGCCGCTTGGGGTACTGCGATCGTGTCCGTAGAATGGTGTCGCCTTCACCATTTCCGTCTCATCCGCACCATCCTTGTGGTTGAGAACCACATCGGCATAAACTTCAATTCCTTCAGCTTGTAATGCCTTAATGGCAGCCAAGTACTGTTCGCGGGTGCCGTACTTTGTTCGCACACTCCCTTTTTGGTCAAATTCACCCAAATCGAACAAATCGTACACCCCATAGCCCACATCCTCCGCGCCGCTTTTGCCCTTGAAAGCCGGTGGTAACCACAGTGCTGTAAACCCCGCTTCAGCCAATTCTTTTGCTTTATTCTGCACTTCCTCCCAATAAGTACCATCGTTGGAGTTATACCAATGGAAATACTGCATCATCACGCCATTAGTTTCTGCCATATTTACGCCTAAAGATAAGGTTTCGATTGCA from Aerosakkonema funiforme FACHB-1375 encodes:
- a CDS encoding alpha-amylase codes for the protein MAETNGVMMQYFHWYNSNDGTYWEEVQNKAKELAEAGFTALWLPPAFKGKSGAEDVGYGVYDLFDLGEFDQKGSVRTKYGTREQYLAAIKALQAEGIEVYADVVLNHKDGADETEMVKATPFYGHDRSTPSGELQEIEAYTYFKFAGRKGKYSTMEWHWWHFDAVNYNHQRPEDLNTVYLLEGKSFDDFVSLEQGNFAFLLGCDLDMESEEVREELARWGKWYLDTTGVDGFRLDAIKHISSWFFVDWLDEMRQYAQRNFFVVGEYWTSDLETLHWYINNTGGRMSLFDVPLHFNFHTTSQAAGHYDMRHILNNTLMQQQPSLAVTFVENHDSQPLQSLESFVASWFKPLAYALILLRQEGYPCVFYADYYGAEYDDKGIHIKMESHRYAIDKFLYARKHYGYGPQYDYFDHPNIIGWTRLGDSEHPKGMAVMMSDGPGGSKWMEVGKPNSTFVDLMEYIKEPVHTNEEGWGEFPCDGGSVSVWIEQ